From Cucumis melo cultivar AY chromosome 1, USDA_Cmelo_AY_1.0, whole genome shotgun sequence, a single genomic window includes:
- the LOC103492826 gene encoding thiamine pyrophosphokinase 1 isoform X1, with protein sequence MEVLFHSSDFLLPSPSSSPPNHRRSSTYALVLLNQRLPKFTPLLWKHAQLRLCADGGANRVFDDLPLMFPHLDALDVRNRFGLLVSFSSVLLYYKPDVIRGDMDSIRTEVLEFYAKQGTKIFDESEDQDTTDLHKCVAYILQSIPNQESNLCILVAGALGGRFDHEIGNINVLCRFSTTRIILLSDDCLIHLLPRTHHHEILIHSSVEGPHCGLIPIGMPSGSTTTTGLQWDLSDTEMKFGGLISTSNIVKEEKVTVQSDSDLLWTISLKSQN encoded by the exons ATGGAAGTCCTGTTCCACTCTTCAGATTTCCTTCtcccttctccttcttcttcaccgCCCAACCACCGCCGTTCTTCAACCTACGCCCTTGTTCTGCTCAATCAACGCCTCCCCAAATTCACCCCCTTGCTCTGGAAGCACG CACAACTTCGTCTGTGTGCCGACGGAGGCGCCAATCGTGTATTTGATGATTTGCCTTTGATGTTTCCTCATCTAGATGCTTTGGATGTTCGTAATAGGTTTGGTTTGCTAGTGTCTTTTTCTTCTGTTTTGTTATA CTACAAGCCAGATGTTATTAGAGGAGACATGGATTCAATTCGGACAGAAGTACTAGAATTTTATGCTAAGCAA GGAACCAAGATATTTGATGAATCTGAAGATCAGGATACCACAGATCTTCATAAATGTGTTGCATATATTCTTCAATCTATTCCAAATCAGGAGTCTAAT CTGTGTATACTTGTTGCTGGAGCTCTGGGTGGACGGTTTGATCATGAGATAGGAAACATTAATGTTCTATGCCGTTTCTCAACCACTCGCATAATACTTCTGTCTGATGATTGTCTTATTCATCTTCTGCCAAGGACTCATCACCATGAAATCCTTATTCATTCATCTGTAGAGGGGCCACATTGCGGTCTCATTCCAATTGGAATGCCTTCTGGAAGCACGACAACCACTGGTCTTCAATGGGATTTGA GTGACACGGAGATGAAGTTTGGGGGTCTAATTAGCACATCAAATATAGTTAAAGAAGAGAAGGTAACAGTGCAATCTGACTCCGATCTTCTCTGGACGATCTCATTAAAAAGCCAAAATTAG
- the LOC103492826 gene encoding thiamine pyrophosphokinase 1 isoform X6, translated as MEVLFHSSDFLLPSPSSSPPNHRRSSTYALVLLNQRLPKFTPLLWKHAQLRLCADGGANRVFDDLPLMFPHLDALDVRNRFGLLVSFSSVLLYYKPDVIRGDMDSIRTEVLEFYAKQISIFTWCREPRYLMNLKIRIPQIFINVLHIFFNLFQIRSLILAL; from the exons ATGGAAGTCCTGTTCCACTCTTCAGATTTCCTTCtcccttctccttcttcttcaccgCCCAACCACCGCCGTTCTTCAACCTACGCCCTTGTTCTGCTCAATCAACGCCTCCCCAAATTCACCCCCTTGCTCTGGAAGCACG CACAACTTCGTCTGTGTGCCGACGGAGGCGCCAATCGTGTATTTGATGATTTGCCTTTGATGTTTCCTCATCTAGATGCTTTGGATGTTCGTAATAGGTTTGGTTTGCTAGTGTCTTTTTCTTCTGTTTTGTTATA CTACAAGCCAGATGTTATTAGAGGAGACATGGATTCAATTCGGACAGAAGTACTAGAATTTTATGCTAAGCAA ATATCCATATTCACATGGTGTAGGGAACCAAGATATTTGATGAATCTGAAGATCAGGATACCACAGATCTTCATAAATGTGTTGCATATATTCTTCAATCTATTCCAAATCAGGAGTCTAAT ATTGGCATTATAA
- the LOC103492826 gene encoding thiamine pyrophosphokinase 1 isoform X5, with product MEVLFHSSDFLLPSPSSSPPNHRRSSTYALVLLNQRLPKFTPLLWKHAQLRLCADGGANRVFDDLPLMFPHLDALDVRNRFGLLVSFSSVLLYYKPDVIRGDMDSIRTEVLEFYAKQGTKIFDESEDQDTTDLHKCVAYILQSIPNQESNIGIIMLSCSFSAVYTCCWSSGWTV from the exons ATGGAAGTCCTGTTCCACTCTTCAGATTTCCTTCtcccttctccttcttcttcaccgCCCAACCACCGCCGTTCTTCAACCTACGCCCTTGTTCTGCTCAATCAACGCCTCCCCAAATTCACCCCCTTGCTCTGGAAGCACG CACAACTTCGTCTGTGTGCCGACGGAGGCGCCAATCGTGTATTTGATGATTTGCCTTTGATGTTTCCTCATCTAGATGCTTTGGATGTTCGTAATAGGTTTGGTTTGCTAGTGTCTTTTTCTTCTGTTTTGTTATA CTACAAGCCAGATGTTATTAGAGGAGACATGGATTCAATTCGGACAGAAGTACTAGAATTTTATGCTAAGCAA GGAACCAAGATATTTGATGAATCTGAAGATCAGGATACCACAGATCTTCATAAATGTGTTGCATATATTCTTCAATCTATTCCAAATCAGGAGTCTAAT ATTGGCATTATAATGTTGAGCTGCTCATTTTCAGCTGTGTATACTTGTTGCTGGAGCTCTGGGTGGACGGTTTGA
- the LOC103492826 gene encoding thiamine pyrophosphokinase 1 isoform X3 — protein MEVLFHSSDFLLPSPSSSPPNHRRSSTYALVLLNQRLPKFTPLLWKHAQLRLCADGGANRVFDDLPLMFPHLDALDVRNRFGLLVSFSSVLLYYKPDVIRGDMDSIRTEVLEFYAKQGTKIFDESEDQDTTDLHKCVAYILQSIPNQESNLCILVAGALGGRFDHEIGNINVLCRFSTTRIILLSDDCLIHLLPRTHHHEILIHSSVEGPHCGLIPIGMPSGSTTTTGLQWDLIQQSGV, from the exons ATGGAAGTCCTGTTCCACTCTTCAGATTTCCTTCtcccttctccttcttcttcaccgCCCAACCACCGCCGTTCTTCAACCTACGCCCTTGTTCTGCTCAATCAACGCCTCCCCAAATTCACCCCCTTGCTCTGGAAGCACG CACAACTTCGTCTGTGTGCCGACGGAGGCGCCAATCGTGTATTTGATGATTTGCCTTTGATGTTTCCTCATCTAGATGCTTTGGATGTTCGTAATAGGTTTGGTTTGCTAGTGTCTTTTTCTTCTGTTTTGTTATA CTACAAGCCAGATGTTATTAGAGGAGACATGGATTCAATTCGGACAGAAGTACTAGAATTTTATGCTAAGCAA GGAACCAAGATATTTGATGAATCTGAAGATCAGGATACCACAGATCTTCATAAATGTGTTGCATATATTCTTCAATCTATTCCAAATCAGGAGTCTAAT CTGTGTATACTTGTTGCTGGAGCTCTGGGTGGACGGTTTGATCATGAGATAGGAAACATTAATGTTCTATGCCGTTTCTCAACCACTCGCATAATACTTCTGTCTGATGATTGTCTTATTCATCTTCTGCCAAGGACTCATCACCATGAAATCCTTATTCATTCATCTGTAGAGGGGCCACATTGCGGTCTCATTCCAATTGGAATGCCTTCTGGAAGCACGACAACCACTGGTCTTCAATGGGATTTGA TACAACAAAGTGGAGTATAA
- the LOC103492826 gene encoding thiamine pyrophosphokinase 1 isoform X2, whose protein sequence is MEVLFHSSDFLLPSPSSSPPNHRRSSTYALVLLNQRLPKFTPLLWKHAQLRLCADGGANRVFDDLPLMFPHLDALDVRNSYKPDVIRGDMDSIRTEVLEFYAKQGTKIFDESEDQDTTDLHKCVAYILQSIPNQESNLCILVAGALGGRFDHEIGNINVLCRFSTTRIILLSDDCLIHLLPRTHHHEILIHSSVEGPHCGLIPIGMPSGSTTTTGLQWDLSDTEMKFGGLISTSNIVKEEKVTVQSDSDLLWTISLKSQN, encoded by the exons ATGGAAGTCCTGTTCCACTCTTCAGATTTCCTTCtcccttctccttcttcttcaccgCCCAACCACCGCCGTTCTTCAACCTACGCCCTTGTTCTGCTCAATCAACGCCTCCCCAAATTCACCCCCTTGCTCTGGAAGCACG CACAACTTCGTCTGTGTGCCGACGGAGGCGCCAATCGTGTATTTGATGATTTGCCTTTGATGTTTCCTCATCTAGATGCTTTGGATGTTCGTAATAG CTACAAGCCAGATGTTATTAGAGGAGACATGGATTCAATTCGGACAGAAGTACTAGAATTTTATGCTAAGCAA GGAACCAAGATATTTGATGAATCTGAAGATCAGGATACCACAGATCTTCATAAATGTGTTGCATATATTCTTCAATCTATTCCAAATCAGGAGTCTAAT CTGTGTATACTTGTTGCTGGAGCTCTGGGTGGACGGTTTGATCATGAGATAGGAAACATTAATGTTCTATGCCGTTTCTCAACCACTCGCATAATACTTCTGTCTGATGATTGTCTTATTCATCTTCTGCCAAGGACTCATCACCATGAAATCCTTATTCATTCATCTGTAGAGGGGCCACATTGCGGTCTCATTCCAATTGGAATGCCTTCTGGAAGCACGACAACCACTGGTCTTCAATGGGATTTGA GTGACACGGAGATGAAGTTTGGGGGTCTAATTAGCACATCAAATATAGTTAAAGAAGAGAAGGTAACAGTGCAATCTGACTCCGATCTTCTCTGGACGATCTCATTAAAAAGCCAAAATTAG
- the LOC103492826 gene encoding thiamine pyrophosphokinase 1 isoform X7 — MFPHLDALDVRNSYKPDVIRGDMDSIRTEVLEFYAKQGTKIFDESEDQDTTDLHKCVAYILQSIPNQESNLCILVAGALGGRFDHEIGNINVLCRFSTTRIILLSDDCLIHLLPRTHHHEILIHSSVEGPHCGLIPIGMPSGSTTTTGLQWDLSDTEMKFGGLISTSNIVKEEKVTVQSDSDLLWTISLKSQN; from the exons ATGTTTCCTCATCTAGATGCTTTGGATGTTCGTAATAG CTACAAGCCAGATGTTATTAGAGGAGACATGGATTCAATTCGGACAGAAGTACTAGAATTTTATGCTAAGCAA GGAACCAAGATATTTGATGAATCTGAAGATCAGGATACCACAGATCTTCATAAATGTGTTGCATATATTCTTCAATCTATTCCAAATCAGGAGTCTAAT CTGTGTATACTTGTTGCTGGAGCTCTGGGTGGACGGTTTGATCATGAGATAGGAAACATTAATGTTCTATGCCGTTTCTCAACCACTCGCATAATACTTCTGTCTGATGATTGTCTTATTCATCTTCTGCCAAGGACTCATCACCATGAAATCCTTATTCATTCATCTGTAGAGGGGCCACATTGCGGTCTCATTCCAATTGGAATGCCTTCTGGAAGCACGACAACCACTGGTCTTCAATGGGATTTGA GTGACACGGAGATGAAGTTTGGGGGTCTAATTAGCACATCAAATATAGTTAAAGAAGAGAAGGTAACAGTGCAATCTGACTCCGATCTTCTCTGGACGATCTCATTAAAAAGCCAAAATTAG
- the LOC103492826 gene encoding thiamine pyrophosphokinase 1 isoform X4, translating into MLWIYKPDVIRGDMDSIRTEVLEFYAKQGTKIFDESEDQDTTDLHKCVAYILQSIPNQESNLCILVAGALGGRFDHEIGNINVLCRFSTTRIILLSDDCLIHLLPRTHHHEILIHSSVEGPHCGLIPIGMPSGSTTTTGLQWDLSDTEMKFGGLISTSNIVKEEKVTVQSDSDLLWTISLKSQN; encoded by the exons ATGCTTTGGAT CTACAAGCCAGATGTTATTAGAGGAGACATGGATTCAATTCGGACAGAAGTACTAGAATTTTATGCTAAGCAA GGAACCAAGATATTTGATGAATCTGAAGATCAGGATACCACAGATCTTCATAAATGTGTTGCATATATTCTTCAATCTATTCCAAATCAGGAGTCTAAT CTGTGTATACTTGTTGCTGGAGCTCTGGGTGGACGGTTTGATCATGAGATAGGAAACATTAATGTTCTATGCCGTTTCTCAACCACTCGCATAATACTTCTGTCTGATGATTGTCTTATTCATCTTCTGCCAAGGACTCATCACCATGAAATCCTTATTCATTCATCTGTAGAGGGGCCACATTGCGGTCTCATTCCAATTGGAATGCCTTCTGGAAGCACGACAACCACTGGTCTTCAATGGGATTTGA GTGACACGGAGATGAAGTTTGGGGGTCTAATTAGCACATCAAATATAGTTAAAGAAGAGAAGGTAACAGTGCAATCTGACTCCGATCTTCTCTGGACGATCTCATTAAAAAGCCAAAATTAG